From Mycobacterium colombiense CECT 3035:
CCGCCGCCTTCCCGAAGGCCGCCGCTACGGCGTGGTCGCCGGGACCGGCCGGCTGCTCGAAGCGCTCCCGCAATTCACGTTCGACGACCAGGCGTGCCAATCGCTGGGGCAATTCCTCGACCCGGACACCGTGCGCTACTTGCGCGAATTCCGGTTCGGCGGTGACATCGACGGCTACGCCGAAGGCGAGCTGTACTTCCCCGGATCGCCGGTGCTGTCGGTGAGCGGGACGTTCGCCGAATGCGTGGTGCTCGAGACGCTGGCGCTGTCCATTTTCAATCACGACACCGCGGTCGCGTCCGCCGCGGCGCGCATGGTCAGCGCGGCCCGCGGACGCCCGTTGATCGAGATGGGGTCGCGGCGCACGCACGAGCAGGCGGCCGTCGCCGCGGCCCGCGCCGCCTACCTCGCCGGCTTCGCCGCGTCGTCCAACCTGGAGGCGCAGCGCTGCTACGGCATACCCGCCGAGGGCACCTCCGCGCACGCGTTCACCATGCTGTTCGCCCGCGCCGACTCCTCCACCGAATCGACCGAACTGGCGGCTTTCCGGGCGCAGGTCGACGCGCTCGGCGCGGACACCACGCTGCTGGTGGACACCTATGACGTGACGACCGGTGTCGCCAATGCGGTGGCCGCCGCGGGCACCGGGCTCGGTGCGGTGCGCATCGACTCCGGCGAGCTGGGCGTGCTGGCGCGCCAGGTGCGCGAACAGCTCGACGGGCTGGGAGCCACCGAGACCCGCATCGTGGTCTCCGGCGACCTCGACGAGTTCTCCATCGCGGCGCTGGCCGCCGAGCCGGTGGACAGTTACGGCGTGGGCACCTCGCTGGTGACGGGCTCGGGCGCCCCGACTGCGAACATGGTGTACAAACTCGTCGAGGTGGACGGCCTGCCGGTGCAGAAGCGCAGCAGCCACAAGGAATCTCACGGCGGGCGCAAAGAGGCGCTACGGCTGTCGCGCGGCTCGGGCATCATCACCGAGGAGGTGGTGTATCCCGCAGGCCAACAGCCGGCCGTCTCCGATCCGGCCCGGGTGTTGACCGTCCCGCTGGTCCGCGCTGGAGAACTGGTGTCCAAACCGAACCTCGCCGCGGCGCGCGAGCTGGTAACTTCCGGGCTGCGCAGTCTGCCGTGGGAGGGACTGAACTTGTCGCACGGCGATCCCGCGGTCACGACGACGCAGATTCCCGCCGGCCGGCGCTAGCACCGCGCGCGAAATCACGCGGCCCGAGCGCCGCCCCGAACAGCGAAGAGGGTAGCCACGTCCGAGGTTTCCGTGTCCGAGCTGCTGGCCACCGCGGTGGCTGCGCTCGGCGGCAGCGAACGCGTCGGCCAGCAGGAGATGGCCGCCGCGGTGGCGCGGGCCTTCGCCACCGAGGAGCACCTGGTGGTGCAGGCGGGCACCGGCACCGGCAAGTCGCTCGCGTACCTGGTGCCCGCGATCGTGCACGCCCTCGACGACGACTCCCCCGTCGTCGTGTCCACGGCCACGATCGCCCTGCAGCGTCAGCTCGTCGATCGGGATCTGCCCCGGCTGGTCGATGCGCTGGTCGACGCGCTGCCGCGCCGCCCGCAGTTCGCGTTGCTCAAGGGCCGGCGAAACTATCTGTGCTTGAACAAGATTCACAACGGCGGCGCGGCCGACGGCGACGACGGCGACGACCGGCCGCAGGAGGAACTCTTCAACCCGATGGCGGTCAGCGCGTTGGGCCGCGACGTGCAGCGGCTCACCGAATGGGCGTCGAGCACCGAATCCGGCGATCGCGACGACCTGAAGCCCGGCGTTCCGGACCGATCCTGGTCGCAGGTCAGCGTTTCCGCGAGGGAATGCCTCGGGGTGGCGCGCTGCCCGTTCGGCACCGAGTGCTTCTCCGAACGGGCCAGGGCGCAGGCCGGCCGCGCCGACGTCGTGGTCACCAACCATGCGCTGCTGGCCATCGACGCGGTCGCCGAATCGGCGGTGTTGCCCGAGCATGCGCTGCTGGTCGTCGACGAGGCACACGAGCTGGTGGACCGGGTGACGTCGGTGGCCACCGCGGAGCTGACGTCGGCCTCCCTCGGGGTGGCCGCCCGGCGGATCGCCCGACTGGTCGACCCGGAATTGGTCCAGCGCCTGGAGGCGACGACGGCGAACTTCGCCTCGGTCATCCACGACGGCGCGCCGGGCCGCATCGACCGCCTGGACGACGAGCTGGCGACCTACCTGGCGGCGCTGCGCGACGTGGCGACCGCGGCGCGTTCGGCGATCGACACCACCAACGACCCCAAGGCGGCGTCGGCGCGCGCCGAAGCCGTTGCGGCACTGAGCGAGATCTCGGACACGGCGTCGCGCGTGCTGGAATCGTTCGGCCCGGCCATCCCCGACCGCACCGACGTGGTGTGGCTGGAACACGAGGAGATCAGAGGCTCGTCGCGTCCGGTGTTGCGGGTGGCGCCGCTGTCGGTCGCGGGGCTGCTGCGGTCCCGGGTGTTCTCGCGTTCGACGGTGGTGCTGACGTCGGCGACGCTGACCATCGGCGGTTCGTTCGACGCCATGGCCACGGCGTGGGGACTGACCGCCGAGGATGACGACGACGCGCGCTGGCGCGGCCTGGACGTCGGTTCGCCGTTCCAGCACGCCAAAGCCGGAATCCTGTACGTGGCCGCGCATTTACCCCCACCCGGACGCGACGGCACCGGTTCGGCCGAGCAGCTGAGCGAGATCGCCGGACTCATCGCCGCCGCCGACGGGCGCACCCTGGGCCTGTTCTCGTCGATGCGGGCGGCACGGGCGGCCGCCGAGGCGATGCGCGAACGCCTCTCGACGCCGGTGTTGTGCCAGGGCGACGACAGCACGTCGGCGCTCGTCGAGCAGTTCAGCGCCGACCCGCAGACGTCCCTGTTCGGCACGCTGTCGCTGTGGCAGGGCGTCGACGTGCCCGGGCCGTCGCTGTCGTTGGTGCTGATCGACCGCATCCCGTTCCCCCGCCCCGACGACCCCCTGCTGGGTGCGCGTCAGCGCGCGGTCGCCGCGCGCGGCGGCAACGGCTTCATGGCCGTCGCGGCCAACCACGCGGCGCTGCTGCTTGCGCAGGGATCGGGGCGGCTGTTGCGCCGCGTCACCGATCGCGGAGTGGTCGCGGTGCTCGACTCGCGCATGGTCACCGCCGGCTACGGCGGCTACCTGCGGGCCTCGTTGCCGCCGTTCTGGCAGACCACCAACGGCGAGCAGGTGCGCCAGGCGCTGCAGCGGTTGCGCACCGCCCCGGCCGCCGAAGAGGGCCTGTCGGCCTGACGGTCCGGTTATCGCGCCAGCGTGACCAGGCCGAGCTCGTTGCTGGCCGCCAGCATCGGGTTGTGCGGCAGCACGCGCACGGTGTAGCCGACCGATCCCGCCAGCGGCAGCGGCGTCGTCGTCGAGAAGACCTGGTTGCCGCCCTCGGCGGTGCCGGTGTAGGACATCTCGACGGTGATCGGCTCCAGCAGTGCGTCGCTGGCGTCCACGCGACCCACCACCGCCTGCACGGTCACCTCGTCGGGCGCCAGGCCGGCCAGCTGCACGGTGGCGGTCAGGGTCAGCTTGGAGCCGAGCACGGGGCTGTCCGGCAGGCCGGTGCTGTCCACGTCGGTGATGACGATCTTGGGCCAGGCCTCCTGGGCGCGCCGGCGGTAGGCGGCCAGTTCACGGGCGGCGCCGAACTCGCCGCCGCCCGCCGCGTCGTCGGCCGGGGCGATCGTCTTGCGCAGCGACTGCGCGGCGGGGGTGTAGTACTGCTCGACGTAGTCGCGCACCATGCGCGACGCCAACACTTTTGGACCGAGCGTCTGCACCGTGTGGCGCACCATCTCGATCCAGCGCGGCGGCACGCCGTGTTCGTCGCGTTCGTAGAACTTCGGCGCCACGGCGTCTTCCAGCAGGGTGTAGAGCCCGCCGGACTCCAGGTCGTCGCGCCGGTCCTCGTCGGTCACGCCGTCGGCAGACGGTATCTCCCAACCGTTTTCGCCGTCGTACCACTCGTCCCACCAGCCGTCGCGGATGGACAGGTTCAGCCCGCCGTTGAGTGCGCTCTTCATTCCCGAAGTGCCGCAAGCCTCCAACGGCCGCAGCGGATTGTTCAGCCACACGTCGCAGCCCCAATACAGCAGCCGCGCCATGGACATGTCGTAGTCGGGCAGAAACGCGATGCGGTGGCGCACCTCGGGCCGGTCGGCGAAGCGCACCACCTGCTGGATCAGCGCCTTGCCGCCGTCGTCGGCCGGGTGCGATTTCCCGGCGACGATCAGCTGAATGGGCCGTTCCGAGTCGAGCAGCAGCTGCTCCAGCCGATGCGGATCGCGCAGCATCAGCGTCAGCCGCTTGTAGGTCGGCACCCGCCGGGCGAAGCCGACGGTCAGCACCTCGGGGTCGAAGGCCGTTGCGATCCAACCTAATTCGGCTTCCGAGGCGCCCCGTTCCAGCCAGGAGCGGCGCAGCCGCCGCCGGACGTCGTCGACCAACAGGGACCGCAGCTGCGAGCGGATCCACCACAGGTGGCCCGCGTCAACTTGCTTGAGGCGCAGCCAAACCCCCGGATCGCTGAACGAATCCGACCCGGCCAGCTCACGGCCCAGCTGCAGCCACTGCGGGGCCGCCCACGTGCGCGCGTGCACACCGTTGGTGATCGAGCCGATCGGCACCTCGCTCGCGTCGAAGCCGGGCCACAACTCGTTGAACATCGACCGGCTCACCCGGCCGTGCAGCGACGACACACCGTTGGCGCGCTGGGCGAGCCGAAGACCCATGTGCGCCATGTTGAACTTGGTGGGGTCGTCCTCGGCGCCCAGCGCCAGGATGCGGGCCGTCGGCACCCCCGGCAGCAACACGGGAGTCGCGTCGGACGTCGCGGCCTTCTCGGCGACTTCCGCCTCATCGCCGGCGTGGTCGTCGAAGTACAGCTTCACCATCTCGATGGGGAACCGGTCGATGCCGGCGGGCACCGGGGTGTGGGTGGTGAACACCGTGCTGGAGCGCACGACGGTCAGCGCGGTGTCGAAGTCCAGTCCCGGACCGGTCATCAGCTCGCGGATACGTTCGGCTCCGAGGAAACCCGCGTGGCCCTCGTTCATGTGGAACACCTCGGGTGCGGGCAGACCATGGATATCGGTGAAGGCACGGATCGCCCGCACTCCGCCGATGCCGGCCAGGATCTCCTGCCTCATCCGGTGTTCCTGGTCGCCCCCGTAGAGGCGGTCGGTGACGCTACGCAGATCGTGCTCGTTCTCCGGCACGTCGGAATCCAACAGCAGCAGCGGAACCCGGCCCACCTGCGCGACCCAGATGCGGGCGTGCAGTTGCGCGGAGTCGGGCAGCATCAGCTCGACCAGGGCGGGCTCACCGGTCGCATCGGTCAGCAGCCGCAACGGCAGACCCTGCGGGTCCAGCGAGGGATAGGTCTCGTTCTGCCAGCCGTCGGCGGTCAGCGACTGACGGAAGTAGCCGGACCGGTAGTAGAGCCCCACCGCGATCAGCGGCACGCCCAGATCGGACGCGGACTTCAGGTGGTCGCCGGCAAGGATTCCCAAGCCGCCGGAGTAGTTGGGCAGCACTTCGGCGATGCCGAACTCCATCGAGAAGTAGGCGACCGCGGCCGGCATTTCGGCGCCTTGCTCCTGCCGCTGCTGGTACCACAACGGGCGGCTCAGGTAATCGTTCAGATCGGCGGCCAGGGCGTCGAGCCGGCCCAGGAACGCCTCTTCCATCGCCAGCTCGTCGAGACGCGCCGGGTTCACCGCGCCCAGCAACGCCACCGGATCGCAGGCGCACCGGTCCCAGAGTTCGGGGTCGATGGTCGCGAAAAGCTCCTGGGTGGGCTTGTCCCACGACCAGCGCAGGTTCGTCGACAGGTGGTCCAGCGCGGTCAGGCGCTCCGGAAGGTGAGCACGGACGGTAAACCGGCGGAGGGCTTTCACGCGTTAATACCTTACTGAGGTTCCCCGTCCGCGCACTGCGGCGGGAAGGGCCGCTTTTCCCCGGCGGTGTGTGACCGGAGACTAGGGTGGGTATCGGGTAGTTATCGGGGTCGCAACGATGCCTCCCCGCACAGAAAGTTTCCCCACGACAGGAAGTTTCCCGACGAGCGGCATTCCGCGCGGAGCACACCGCGGGATCGGCCGCCCACAATCGGAACGGAGTGGTGGTGCCCGGTCGTGTCGAGATCGATAACGTCCAGCCGGTCGTTTCCTGTGGCGCGTATCCCGCGAAAGCCGTGGTCGGCGAAGTTGTGCCGGTCAGCGCGGCCGTATGGCGGGAAGGCCACGAAGCGGTCGCGGCGACCTTGGTCGTGCGCTACCTCGGGCCCGGCTACCCGCAGGTAACCGAGACGCGCCGCGTCAAGGCGGTTCAGGCCCCGGAGAAGCCGGTCACCGAACGTGACGGCAGGCCCGACCAGCAACGGATCAAACCGCTGCTGCTGCCGATGACGATGGGCCTGGAGCCCTACGTTTTCCACGGTCAGTTCACCCCCGATCAGGTCGGGCTGTGGACGTTCCGGGTCGACGGGTGGGGCGACCCCATTCATTCGTGGCGGCACGGGGTGATCGCCAAGCTGGACGCCGGTCAGGGCGAGACCGAACTGTCCAACGATCTGCTGGTCGGTGCGGGCCTGTTCGAGCGCGCGGCGACGGGCGTGCCACGCGCACTGCGCGAACCGCTGCTGGCCGCGGCCGCCGCGCTGCGCAAGCCCGGCGACCCGGTGACCCGGACCGCGCGGGCGCTGGGGCCCGAGATCGAGGAAATCCTGGCCGACTACCCGTTGCGCGACCTGGTCACCCGCGGCGAGCAGTACGGCGTCTGGGTGGACCGGCCGCTGGCCCGGTTCGGATCCTGGTACGAGATGTTTCCCCGGTCGACCGGCGGGTGGGACGCCGAAGGCAACCCCGTGCACGGCACCTTCGCCACGGCGGCCGCCCAGCTTCCGCGCATCGCGGCAATGGGATTCGACGTCGTCTACCTGCCGCCGATCCACCCGATCGGCAAGGTACATCGCAAGGGCCGCAACAACTCTCCCACCGCTGCGCCCGGAGATGTGGGATCGCCCTGGGCGATCGGCAGCGACGAGGGCGGCCACGACGCCGTGCACCCGGACCTGGGCACCATCGACGACTTCGACGACTTCGTCGCCGCGACGCGCGAGCTGGGCATGGAGGTGGCGCTTGACCTGGCGCTGCAGTGCGCGCCGGATCACCCCTGGGCGCGCGATCACCGCAACTGGTTCACCGAATTGCCCGACGGCACCATCGCTTACGCGGAAAACCCGCCGAAGAAGTACCAGGACATCTATCCGATCAATTTCGACAACGACCCGGCCGGCCTCTACGACGAGGTGTTGCGGGTGGTCCGGCACTGGATGGACCACGGCGTCAAGTTCTTTCGCGTCGACAACCCGCACACGAAGCCGCCGGATTTCTGGGCCTGGCTGATCGCCACGGTCAAGGCCATCGATCCCGACGTGCTGTTCCTGTCCGAGGCGTTCACACCGCCGGCCCGGCAGTACGGCCTGGCGAAGCTGGGCTTCACCCAGTCCTACAGCTACTTCACCTGGCGCACCGCCAAGTGGGAGCTGACCGAATTCGGCAACGACATCGCCAACCTCGCCGACTTCCGCCGGCCCAACCTGTTCGTCAACACCCCCGACATCCTGCACGCGATCCTGCAGCACAACGGGCCCGGCATGTTCGCCATCCGCGCGGTGCTGGCGGCGACCATGGGGCCGGCGTGGGGCGTGTACTCGGGCTACGAACTGTTCGAGCACCGCGCGGTGCGGGAGGGCAGCGAGGAGTACCTGGACTCGGAGAAATACGAATTGCGGCCCCGCGACTTCGCGGGTGCCCTCGCCGAAGGCCGGTCGCTCGAGCCATTCATCACGCAGCTCAACGCAATTCGCCGGCTACATCCCGCGCTGGAGCAGCTGCGCACGATCCATTTTCACAGCGTGGACAACGATGCGTTGCTCGCCTATTCCAAGTTCGATCCGACCACCGGCGACTGCGTGTTGGTGGTCGTGACGCTCAACGCGTACGGCACCGAGGAGGCGACGCTGTTTTTAGACATGGCCGCTTTGGGTATGGAGCCATACGAGCGCTTTTGGGTGCGCGACGAAATCACCGGCCAGGAATTCCAGTGGGGGCAGGCTAATTACGTCCGGCTCGACCCCGGGGAGGCGGTCGCGCACATCATCAACATGCCACTCATACCGCACGACGCACGAATGACACTGCTACGCAGGCATTGAGACAGGACAAGAAACGGACCGGAGGTGAAAGGGACATGAGCCAAGCCGACCAACTCGCTCGGACACACTTGGCGCCCGATCCGGCCGACCTGTCGCGCCTGATCGCTGGCACCCACCACAACCCGCACAGCATTCTGGGCGCACACGAATACGGCGATCACACCGTCATACGGGCGTACCGCCCGCACGCGGTCGAGGTCGTCGCGCTGGTCGGCGACGACCGGTTCCCGATGCAGCACATCGAATCCGGCCTGTTCGCCGTGGTGTTGCCGTTCGTCAACTTGATCGACTATCGGCTGCAGATCACCTACGAGGGTGCCGAGCCGTACGTCGTCGCCGACGCATACCGCTTCCTGCCGACGCTGGGCGAGGTCGACCTGCACCTGTTCGGGGAGGGACGCCACGAGCGGCTCTGGGAAGTCCTTGGCGCACATCCGCGCTCGTTCACCACGGCCGACGGCGTCGTCACCGGGGTGTCGTTCGCGGTGTGGGCGCCCAACGCCAAGGGCATCAACCTGATCGGTGAGTTCAACGGCTGGACCGGAGGGGAAGCCCCGATGCGGGTGCTGGGCTCATCGGGCGTGTGGGAGCTGTTCTGGCCCGGGTTCCCCCTCGACGGGCTGTACAAGTTCCGCGTGCACGGCGCCGACGGTGTGGTGACCGAGCGGGCCGACCCGATGGCGTTCGCCACCGAGGTGCCGCCGCACACCGCCTCTCGGGTCACGCGCAGCGAGTACACCTGGGAAGACGCCGACTGGATGACCGAACGCGCGCAGCGCAATCCGGTATTCGAGCCGATGAGCACCTACGAGGTTCACCTGGGTTCCTGGCGTCCCGGGCTCAACTACCGCCAGTTGGCGCGCGAACTGACGGATTACGTGGTGGAACACGGCTTCACCCACGTCGAGTTGCTGCCGGTCGCCGAGCACCCGTTCGCCGGGTCGTGGGGCTACCAGGTGACGTCGTACTACGCGCCGACGTCCCGGTTCGGCACACCGGACGAGTTCCGCGCCCTGGTCGACGCCTTGCACCAGGCCGGCATCGGCGTGCTGGTGGACTGGGTGCCCGCGCACTTCCCCAAGGACGCCTGGGCGCTGGGCCGATTCGACGGCACACCGCTCTACGAGCACTCCGACCCGAAGCGCGGCGAGCAACTCGATTGGGGCACTTACGTATTCGACTTCGGTCGCCGAGAGGTCCGTAACTTCCTGGTGGCCAACGCGCTGTTCTGGCTCGAGGAGTTCCACATCGACGGCCTGCGAGTGGACGCGGTCGCCTCGATGCTCTACCTGGATTACTCGCGCCCAGAGGGCGGCTGGACCCCCAACATCTACGGCGGCCGCGAGAACCTGGAGGCCGTGCAATTCCTGCAGGAGATGAACGCGACGGTGCACAAGACCGCCCCGGGCATCGTCACCATCGCCGAGGAGTCCACCTCGTGGCCCGGGGTCACGCGGCCGACCACCCTTGGCGGCCTGGGCTTTTCGATGAAGTGGAACATGGGCTGGATGCACGACACGCTCGACTACATCAGCCGCGATCCGATCTACCGCAGCTTCCACCACCACGAGATGACCTTCTCGATGCTCTACGCGTTCAGCGAGAACTATGTCCTGCCGATCAGCCACGACGAGGTGGTGCACGGCAAGGGCACGCTGTGGGGCCGGATGCCGGGCAACAACCACGTCAAGGCGGCCGGGCTGCGCAGCCTGCTGGCCTACCAGTGGGCGCACCCGGGCAAGCAATTGCTGTTCATGGGACAGGAATTCGGCCAGCGCGCCGAGTGGTCCGAGGAGCGCGGCCTGGACTGGTGGCAGCTCGACGAACAGGGGTTCTCCAACGGGGTGCTGCGCCTGGTCCGCGACATCAACGACATCTATCGCAGCCACCCGGCGTTGTGGAGCCAGGACACCGTGCCCGACGGCTACTCCTGGATCGACGCCAACGACTCGGGCAACAACGTGTTGAGCTTCCTGCGCTACGGCAAGGACGGCTCGGTGATGGCGTGCGTGTTCAACTTCGCCGGCGCCGAGCACGGCGGATACCGGCTGGGCCTGCCGTCGGCCGGCCGCTGGCGCGAGGTGCTCAACACCGACGCGGCCGCCTACAATGGTTCGGGGATCGGCAACATGGGCGGCGTGGACGCCACCGAGGATCCGTGGCACGGCCGGCCCGCCTCGGCGCTGCTGGTGCTGCCGCCCACGTCGGCGTTGTGGCTCGAGCCCGAGTAACGCCGGGTCAGTACAGCGCGTTGGCGAGGTTGCGCCGTCCGGCGGCAACCTCGGGATCGGTCGGGTCGAAGAGCTCGAACAGCTCGACCAGCCGGGTGCGCACCAGGGTGCGGTCGTCCCCGGATGTGCTGCGCACCAAGGCGATCAGGCGATCGAAGGCGGGACCGACATCCTGATTGAGGATCTGTACGTCGGCCGCCGCCAGGGCGGCCTGGATGTCACCGGGCGCGGCGTCGGCGACGGCGACGGCATCCGGGCGTTGCGCGGTTGCGCGCGTGAGGAAGTCGATTTGGCGAATCGCACCCTTGGCTTCGGCGCTGGCCGGGTTGGCGTCCAGGATCGACTGGTACGACGCCTTGGCCGCCTCGAAGTCGCCGTCCTCCAGCTGTTGGCGCGCCGCGGCCAGCTCGGGGTCGACCTCCTCGGCCTCGCCGGATCCCGTTGCGCCCTTGAGCTTTCCGGCGGTCGCCGAGAGGATCTGATCCAACCAGCCACGCAACTGCTCGGCCGGCTGCATTCCCTGGAAACTCGATATCGGCTGACCCGCGGCCAGCGCCACCACGGTCGGGACCGCGTCGACACCGAAGATCTGCGCGACCCTGGGCGCGACGTCGACGTTGACCGTCGTCAACGACCACTTGCCGTTGTCCTGGGCGGCCAGGCCGGCGAAGGTGTCGAGCAGCTGCACGCACGCGTCGCTGCGCGGTGACCACAGCAGCACGACGACGGGCACTTCCTCGGACCGCAGCAGCACCTCGGCCTCGAAGTTGGCCTCGGTGACGGCAATGATTCCGGCGTCACCCCCGGCCGCCGACGGCGCGGACGCTCCGGGAGGG
This genomic window contains:
- a CDS encoding nicotinate phosphoribosyltransferase; the protein is MNDPVVTGLLTDKYELTMLAAALRDGSAGRRTTFELFARRLPEGRRYGVVAGTGRLLEALPQFTFDDQACQSLGQFLDPDTVRYLREFRFGGDIDGYAEGELYFPGSPVLSVSGTFAECVVLETLALSIFNHDTAVASAAARMVSAARGRPLIEMGSRRTHEQAAVAAARAAYLAGFAASSNLEAQRCYGIPAEGTSAHAFTMLFARADSSTESTELAAFRAQVDALGADTTLLVDTYDVTTGVANAVAAAGTGLGAVRIDSGELGVLARQVREQLDGLGATETRIVVSGDLDEFSIAALAAEPVDSYGVGTSLVTGSGAPTANMVYKLVEVDGLPVQKRSSHKESHGGRKEALRLSRGSGIITEEVVYPAGQQPAVSDPARVLTVPLVRAGELVSKPNLAAARELVTSGLRSLPWEGLNLSHGDPAVTTTQIPAGRR
- a CDS encoding ATP-dependent DNA helicase, whose translation is MSELLATAVAALGGSERVGQQEMAAAVARAFATEEHLVVQAGTGTGKSLAYLVPAIVHALDDDSPVVVSTATIALQRQLVDRDLPRLVDALVDALPRRPQFALLKGRRNYLCLNKIHNGGAADGDDGDDRPQEELFNPMAVSALGRDVQRLTEWASSTESGDRDDLKPGVPDRSWSQVSVSARECLGVARCPFGTECFSERARAQAGRADVVVTNHALLAIDAVAESAVLPEHALLVVDEAHELVDRVTSVATAELTSASLGVAARRIARLVDPELVQRLEATTANFASVIHDGAPGRIDRLDDELATYLAALRDVATAARSAIDTTNDPKAASARAEAVAALSEISDTASRVLESFGPAIPDRTDVVWLEHEEIRGSSRPVLRVAPLSVAGLLRSRVFSRSTVVLTSATLTIGGSFDAMATAWGLTAEDDDDARWRGLDVGSPFQHAKAGILYVAAHLPPPGRDGTGSAEQLSEIAGLIAAADGRTLGLFSSMRAARAAAEAMRERLSTPVLCQGDDSTSALVEQFSADPQTSLFGTLSLWQGVDVPGPSLSLVLIDRIPFPRPDDPLLGARQRAVAARGGNGFMAVAANHAALLLAQGSGRLLRRVTDRGVVAVLDSRMVTAGYGGYLRASLPPFWQTTNGEQVRQALQRLRTAPAAEEGLSA
- the glgP gene encoding alpha-glucan family phosphorylase, encoding MKALRRFTVRAHLPERLTALDHLSTNLRWSWDKPTQELFATIDPELWDRCACDPVALLGAVNPARLDELAMEEAFLGRLDALAADLNDYLSRPLWYQQRQEQGAEMPAAVAYFSMEFGIAEVLPNYSGGLGILAGDHLKSASDLGVPLIAVGLYYRSGYFRQSLTADGWQNETYPSLDPQGLPLRLLTDATGEPALVELMLPDSAQLHARIWVAQVGRVPLLLLDSDVPENEHDLRSVTDRLYGGDQEHRMRQEILAGIGGVRAIRAFTDIHGLPAPEVFHMNEGHAGFLGAERIRELMTGPGLDFDTALTVVRSSTVFTTHTPVPAGIDRFPIEMVKLYFDDHAGDEAEVAEKAATSDATPVLLPGVPTARILALGAEDDPTKFNMAHMGLRLAQRANGVSSLHGRVSRSMFNELWPGFDASEVPIGSITNGVHARTWAAPQWLQLGRELAGSDSFSDPGVWLRLKQVDAGHLWWIRSQLRSLLVDDVRRRLRRSWLERGASEAELGWIATAFDPEVLTVGFARRVPTYKRLTLMLRDPHRLEQLLLDSERPIQLIVAGKSHPADDGGKALIQQVVRFADRPEVRHRIAFLPDYDMSMARLLYWGCDVWLNNPLRPLEACGTSGMKSALNGGLNLSIRDGWWDEWYDGENGWEIPSADGVTDEDRRDDLESGGLYTLLEDAVAPKFYERDEHGVPPRWIEMVRHTVQTLGPKVLASRMVRDYVEQYYTPAAQSLRKTIAPADDAAGGGEFGAARELAAYRRRAQEAWPKIVITDVDSTGLPDSPVLGSKLTLTATVQLAGLAPDEVTVQAVVGRVDASDALLEPITVEMSYTGTAEGGNQVFSTTTPLPLAGSVGYTVRVLPHNPMLAASNELGLVTLAR
- a CDS encoding alpha-1,4-glucan--maltose-1-phosphate maltosyltransferase produces the protein MPGRVEIDNVQPVVSCGAYPAKAVVGEVVPVSAAVWREGHEAVAATLVVRYLGPGYPQVTETRRVKAVQAPEKPVTERDGRPDQQRIKPLLLPMTMGLEPYVFHGQFTPDQVGLWTFRVDGWGDPIHSWRHGVIAKLDAGQGETELSNDLLVGAGLFERAATGVPRALREPLLAAAAALRKPGDPVTRTARALGPEIEEILADYPLRDLVTRGEQYGVWVDRPLARFGSWYEMFPRSTGGWDAEGNPVHGTFATAAAQLPRIAAMGFDVVYLPPIHPIGKVHRKGRNNSPTAAPGDVGSPWAIGSDEGGHDAVHPDLGTIDDFDDFVAATRELGMEVALDLALQCAPDHPWARDHRNWFTELPDGTIAYAENPPKKYQDIYPINFDNDPAGLYDEVLRVVRHWMDHGVKFFRVDNPHTKPPDFWAWLIATVKAIDPDVLFLSEAFTPPARQYGLAKLGFTQSYSYFTWRTAKWELTEFGNDIANLADFRRPNLFVNTPDILHAILQHNGPGMFAIRAVLAATMGPAWGVYSGYELFEHRAVREGSEEYLDSEKYELRPRDFAGALAEGRSLEPFITQLNAIRRLHPALEQLRTIHFHSVDNDALLAYSKFDPTTGDCVLVVVTLNAYGTEEATLFLDMAALGMEPYERFWVRDEITGQEFQWGQANYVRLDPGEAVAHIINMPLIPHDARMTLLRRH
- the glgB gene encoding 1,4-alpha-glucan branching protein GlgB; amino-acid sequence: MSQADQLARTHLAPDPADLSRLIAGTHHNPHSILGAHEYGDHTVIRAYRPHAVEVVALVGDDRFPMQHIESGLFAVVLPFVNLIDYRLQITYEGAEPYVVADAYRFLPTLGEVDLHLFGEGRHERLWEVLGAHPRSFTTADGVVTGVSFAVWAPNAKGINLIGEFNGWTGGEAPMRVLGSSGVWELFWPGFPLDGLYKFRVHGADGVVTERADPMAFATEVPPHTASRVTRSEYTWEDADWMTERAQRNPVFEPMSTYEVHLGSWRPGLNYRQLARELTDYVVEHGFTHVELLPVAEHPFAGSWGYQVTSYYAPTSRFGTPDEFRALVDALHQAGIGVLVDWVPAHFPKDAWALGRFDGTPLYEHSDPKRGEQLDWGTYVFDFGRREVRNFLVANALFWLEEFHIDGLRVDAVASMLYLDYSRPEGGWTPNIYGGRENLEAVQFLQEMNATVHKTAPGIVTIAEESTSWPGVTRPTTLGGLGFSMKWNMGWMHDTLDYISRDPIYRSFHHHEMTFSMLYAFSENYVLPISHDEVVHGKGTLWGRMPGNNHVKAAGLRSLLAYQWAHPGKQLLFMGQEFGQRAEWSEERGLDWWQLDEQGFSNGVLRLVRDINDIYRSHPALWSQDTVPDGYSWIDANDSGNNVLSFLRYGKDGSVMACVFNFAGAEHGGYRLGLPSAGRWREVLNTDAAAYNGSGIGNMGGVDATEDPWHGRPASALLVLPPTSALWLEPE
- a CDS encoding tetratricopeptide repeat protein encodes the protein MTRPRPSIGPALAGAVDLSALKQRPQPAGPPGASAPSAAGGDAGIIAVTEANFEAEVLLRSEEVPVVVLLWSPRSDACVQLLDTFAGLAAQDNGKWSLTTVNVDVAPRVAQIFGVDAVPTVVALAAGQPISSFQGMQPAEQLRGWLDQILSATAGKLKGATGSGEAEEVDPELAAARQQLEDGDFEAAKASYQSILDANPASAEAKGAIRQIDFLTRATAQRPDAVAVADAAPGDIQAALAAADVQILNQDVGPAFDRLIALVRSTSGDDRTLVRTRLVELFELFDPTDPEVAAGRRNLANALY